One segment of Mycolicibacterium sp. YH-1 DNA contains the following:
- the rplE gene encoding 50S ribosomal protein L5, whose product MTTAEAPAKTPPRLKQRYRDEIKAALNTEFSYDNVMQIPGVVKVIVNMGVGDAARDAKLINGAVNDLALITGQKPEIRKARKSIAQFKLREGMPIGARVTLRGDRMWEFLDRLVSISLPRIRDFRGLSPKQFDGSGNYTFGLTEQSVFHEIDVDSIDRPRGMDITVVTSATNDDEGRALLRALGFPFKEN is encoded by the coding sequence ATGACTACTGCAGAAGCTCCCGCAAAGACGCCGCCGCGCCTCAAGCAGCGGTACCGCGATGAGATCAAGGCCGCGCTGAACACCGAGTTCAGCTACGACAACGTCATGCAGATCCCGGGCGTCGTCAAGGTCATCGTGAACATGGGCGTCGGTGACGCCGCCCGCGACGCCAAGCTGATCAACGGCGCCGTCAACGACCTCGCGCTCATCACCGGCCAGAAGCCGGAGATCCGCAAGGCCCGCAAGTCCATCGCACAGTTCAAGCTGCGCGAGGGCATGCCGATCGGCGCCCGCGTCACGCTGCGCGGCGACCGCATGTGGGAGTTCCTCGACCGGCTCGTGTCGATCAGCCTCCCGCGTATCCGCGACTTCCGCGGCCTGTCGCCCAAGCAGTTCGACGGCAGCGGCAACTACACCTTCGGTCTCACCGAGCAGTCGGTGTTCCACGAGATCGACGTGGACAGCATCGACCGCCCGCGGGGCATGGACATCACAGTCGTCACGTCGGCGACGAATGACGACGAGGGCCGTGCGCTGCTGCGCGCGCTGGGCTTCCCGTTCAAGGAGAACTGA
- a CDS encoding type Z 30S ribosomal protein S14 codes for MAKKALVIKANKKPKFKVRGYTRCNRCGRPHAVFRKFGLCRICLREMAHAGELPGVQKSSW; via the coding sequence ATGGCAAAGAAAGCGCTGGTCATCAAGGCCAACAAGAAGCCGAAGTTCAAGGTTCGCGGCTACACGCGTTGCAACAGGTGCGGGCGTCCGCACGCTGTCTTCCGCAAGTTCGGTCTGTGCCGAATCTGCCTGCGGGAGATGGCGCATGCCGGCGAGCTGCCGGGTGTCCAGAAGTCCAGCTGGTAA
- a CDS encoding arylsulfatase: protein MTRTFNGKIELDIRDSEPDWGPYAAPTAPAGSPNVLYLVWDDIGIATWDCFGGLVDMPAMSRIAQRGVRLSQFHTTALCSPTRASLLTGRNATTVGMATIEEFTDGFPNCNGRIPADTALLSEVLAENGYNTYCVGKWHLTPLEESNLAATKRHWPLARGFERFYGFLGGETDQWYPELVYDNHPVAPPATPEEGYHLSKDLADKAIEFIRDAKVIAPDKPWFNYLCPGAGHAPHHVAKEWADKYAGRFDMGYEAYREVVLENQKKLGIVPQDTELSPVNPYLDVKGPNGEAWPYQDTVREWDTLDDDEKRLFSRMAEVFAGFLSYTDAQIGRILDYLEESGQLDNTIIVVISDNGASGEGGPNGSVNENKFFNGYIDTVAESLRFYDQLGGPETYNHYPIGWAMAFNTPYKLFKRYASHEGGIADSAIISWPNGIDAHGEVRDTYINVCDVTPTVYDLLGITPPDEVAGIAQKPLDGVSFAAALADSRADTGKDTQFYTMLGTRAIWHKGWLANTVHAASPAGWSQFPADRWELFHIESDRSQCHDLAAQQPEKLEELKALWFSEAAKYNGLPLGDLNIFDTIARWRPSLSVDRNSFIYYPDSAEVGVGAAPELRGQSFSVLAEVTVDDGAAEGVLFKQGAGHGGHVLFVKDAQLCYVYNFMGEDEQSVCAPAPIPLGSHVFGVRYDRTGTVENSHTPLGDVSLYVDDAKVATLPGVRAHPGTFGLAGGGVAVGRNAGQAVSSSYQAPFAFTGGTIAKVVVDISGTPYEDLERDFAQAFARD from the coding sequence ATGACACGGACGTTTAACGGCAAGATCGAACTCGACATCCGCGACTCGGAACCCGACTGGGGCCCGTACGCGGCGCCGACCGCCCCGGCGGGGTCACCCAATGTCTTGTACCTGGTCTGGGACGATATCGGCATTGCCACCTGGGACTGCTTCGGTGGACTGGTCGATATGCCCGCGATGAGTCGGATAGCGCAGCGCGGTGTGCGGCTGTCGCAGTTCCACACCACCGCGCTGTGCTCGCCGACCCGCGCGTCGCTGCTGACCGGTCGCAATGCCACGACCGTGGGAATGGCGACCATCGAGGAGTTCACCGACGGATTTCCGAACTGCAACGGGCGCATACCCGCCGACACGGCGTTGTTGTCGGAGGTGCTCGCCGAGAACGGGTACAACACCTACTGCGTGGGCAAGTGGCACCTGACCCCACTGGAGGAGTCGAACCTCGCCGCCACCAAGAGACATTGGCCGTTGGCCCGGGGTTTCGAGCGGTTCTACGGATTCCTGGGCGGCGAGACCGATCAGTGGTATCCGGAACTGGTGTACGACAATCACCCCGTCGCGCCGCCCGCCACTCCCGAGGAGGGCTACCACCTGTCGAAGGACCTGGCGGACAAGGCGATCGAGTTCATTCGGGATGCCAAGGTGATCGCACCCGACAAACCGTGGTTCAACTACCTGTGCCCCGGCGCTGGCCACGCGCCCCATCACGTTGCCAAGGAGTGGGCCGACAAGTACGCCGGCCGCTTCGACATGGGTTACGAGGCCTATCGCGAGGTCGTGCTGGAGAATCAGAAGAAGCTGGGCATAGTGCCCCAAGACACCGAATTATCGCCGGTCAACCCGTATCTCGACGTCAAGGGGCCCAACGGCGAGGCATGGCCGTACCAGGACACCGTGCGGGAATGGGACACACTGGACGACGACGAGAAGCGGCTGTTCTCCAGGATGGCCGAGGTGTTTGCCGGCTTCCTGTCCTACACCGACGCGCAGATCGGCCGGATCCTGGATTACCTCGAGGAATCCGGCCAGCTCGACAACACCATCATCGTCGTCATCTCCGACAACGGAGCCAGCGGAGAGGGTGGACCGAACGGCTCGGTCAACGAGAACAAGTTCTTCAACGGCTACATCGACACCGTCGCGGAGAGCCTGCGGTTCTACGACCAGCTCGGCGGGCCGGAGACCTACAACCACTACCCGATCGGGTGGGCGATGGCGTTCAACACGCCCTACAAGCTCTTCAAGCGCTACGCCTCACACGAGGGCGGCATCGCCGACAGCGCGATCATCAGCTGGCCCAACGGAATTGATGCGCACGGCGAAGTTCGAGACACCTACATCAATGTCTGCGACGTCACGCCCACCGTCTACGACCTACTCGGAATCACCCCGCCCGACGAGGTGGCAGGTATCGCTCAGAAGCCGCTCGACGGGGTGAGTTTCGCTGCTGCGCTTGCCGATTCGCGTGCCGACACGGGTAAGGACACGCAGTTCTACACCATGCTCGGCACTAGGGCGATCTGGCACAAGGGCTGGTTGGCCAATACGGTGCACGCGGCGAGCCCGGCTGGTTGGTCGCAGTTCCCCGCTGACCGCTGGGAGCTGTTCCACATCGAGTCCGACCGCAGTCAGTGCCATGACCTGGCCGCCCAGCAGCCAGAGAAGCTCGAGGAACTCAAGGCGCTGTGGTTCAGCGAGGCCGCCAAGTACAACGGGCTGCCGTTGGGCGATCTCAACATCTTCGACACGATCGCTCGTTGGCGACCCTCGTTGTCGGTCGACCGCAACTCCTTCATCTACTACCCGGACTCGGCCGAAGTGGGCGTCGGTGCCGCCCCCGAGCTTCGTGGGCAGTCGTTCTCCGTCCTCGCCGAGGTGACCGTTGATGACGGCGCCGCGGAAGGCGTCTTGTTCAAGCAGGGCGCGGGCCACGGTGGTCACGTGCTGTTCGTCAAGGACGCCCAGCTGTGTTACGTCTACAACTTCATGGGCGAGGACGAGCAGAGTGTCTGTGCCCCGGCCCCGATTCCTCTGGGCAGTCACGTGTTCGGCGTCCGATACGACCGGACCGGGACCGTGGAGAACAGTCACACTCCGCTCGGCGACGTCTCGCTGTACGTCGATGACGCCAAGGTTGCGACGTTGCCGGGCGTGCGTGCCCATCCGGGCACTTTCGGGCTCGCCGGCGGTGGCGTGGCAGTCGGTCGCAATGCCGGTCAGGCGGTGTCGAGCAGCTACCAGGCCCCATTCGCATTCACCGGCGGCACCATCGCCAAGGTGGTCGTCGACATATCGGGCACGCCATATGAGGACCTTGAAAGAGACTTCGCCCAGGCCTTTGCGAGGGACTGA
- a CDS encoding cellulose biosynthesis cyclic di-GMP-binding regulatory protein BcsB, whose product MSHEFSDAVHVTRNEAAMNGGLSRTSIGHNAIRRVAGLLLSVVLAATLGMPQAAHADPLNLDPAAGGEVALPWRTLGLTGDITLVGANTNQDFTVPVPSGFSIIRLRGLIHAPVDFAAGFVEIVDRRGALMATIDLPAVAPNQAVVPFDVDVAAAQADASGVGLSFTVREVPRPGQERCGLGERVVISDLTAVFAGNETAPTTIATFFPPVLQRLTIYAPTDAEDAEKQGVLTLASAVARMYRPQSTAITVVNQPRGASPPPAPQFTRAIVVERGDAGLEVINAGTSDAFLKLTGRGDQLAEQASLVINQLQSLAQVPNARVSKAGSDVGPESDEATFGQLKLTGESSVLRTSKFTVGVDRSALGARVDGVQVHLLATHTPVADADSASVMVSVNGQAVYTAPLRDSGRVDAVFDVPGEFLKQRVNFDFDLTFSPRQLCSPTIAPMTFELDPRSTLTMRRGGQPLGGFGAVPSEFSPEFLVALDGSGPSQLDFASRVVANIARQTEAPLRPRVVNVKDAAGASTGALIVANSATLRSTSLRPPIGGESSDVQVALRDELRADINGGLASIQVFADQPRDRTVVLVTSSGAWSLIEPLFGHIDQLPNGWSSLSGDVLAAGAEGTVTELAIGPEGIAPTTDQDGANSPPIWLAIGAGVLAAAVLGLGAALWWRRRRGGAD is encoded by the coding sequence GTGTCTCATGAGTTCAGCGATGCCGTGCACGTGACGAGGAACGAGGCGGCCATGAACGGGGGACTGTCTCGAACATCGATAGGGCACAACGCTATCCGTAGGGTGGCGGGCCTACTTCTGTCGGTGGTGCTCGCGGCGACGCTTGGCATGCCGCAGGCGGCTCATGCCGACCCGCTGAACCTCGACCCCGCTGCCGGCGGGGAGGTGGCGCTGCCGTGGCGGACACTCGGACTTACTGGAGACATCACGCTGGTCGGTGCCAACACCAATCAGGATTTCACAGTTCCCGTGCCATCAGGTTTCTCCATCATTCGGCTACGCGGCCTCATTCACGCACCGGTCGATTTCGCCGCGGGTTTCGTGGAGATCGTCGACCGTAGGGGCGCACTCATGGCAACGATCGACTTGCCCGCCGTTGCCCCCAATCAAGCCGTTGTTCCATTCGACGTCGATGTGGCGGCAGCCCAGGCCGATGCCTCGGGAGTCGGGCTGTCCTTCACGGTGCGAGAGGTTCCGCGCCCAGGCCAAGAACGGTGCGGGCTCGGGGAGCGCGTGGTCATCAGCGATCTCACTGCGGTGTTCGCCGGAAACGAAACCGCCCCGACCACGATCGCGACGTTCTTCCCCCCAGTTCTGCAGCGACTCACGATCTATGCGCCGACCGACGCCGAGGACGCGGAGAAGCAGGGCGTGCTCACATTGGCGTCAGCGGTCGCGCGCATGTACCGACCGCAGTCGACAGCGATCACCGTGGTCAATCAACCGCGCGGTGCTTCGCCCCCTCCCGCACCACAATTCACCCGCGCCATCGTGGTCGAACGCGGCGATGCCGGACTCGAGGTGATCAACGCAGGAACGTCCGACGCCTTCCTCAAGCTGACCGGCCGTGGCGACCAACTCGCCGAACAGGCATCCCTCGTGATCAACCAGTTGCAGTCGTTGGCGCAGGTCCCGAATGCGCGTGTCAGCAAGGCGGGTTCCGACGTGGGCCCCGAGTCCGACGAGGCCACCTTCGGTCAGCTGAAGTTGACGGGCGAAAGCTCGGTGCTTCGGACGTCCAAGTTCACCGTGGGCGTTGACCGTTCTGCGCTGGGCGCCCGGGTCGACGGCGTGCAGGTGCATCTGCTGGCCACCCATACGCCGGTTGCGGACGCGGACTCCGCGAGTGTGATGGTCAGCGTGAACGGTCAGGCGGTCTACACCGCGCCGCTGCGGGACAGCGGCCGCGTTGATGCCGTCTTCGACGTGCCCGGCGAGTTTCTCAAGCAGCGAGTCAACTTCGATTTCGACCTGACGTTCAGCCCACGCCAACTGTGCAGCCCGACCATTGCGCCGATGACGTTTGAGTTGGATCCCCGGTCGACGCTGACGATGCGACGCGGTGGGCAGCCACTTGGGGGTTTCGGGGCCGTGCCATCGGAATTCAGCCCCGAATTCCTTGTCGCGCTCGACGGCAGTGGTCCGAGTCAACTCGACTTTGCATCCCGCGTGGTCGCGAACATCGCTCGGCAGACCGAGGCGCCCCTGAGGCCGCGTGTCGTCAACGTCAAGGACGCGGCAGGAGCGAGTACGGGTGCGCTGATCGTGGCGAACTCCGCGACACTGCGGTCGACGTCGCTGCGCCCGCCGATCGGTGGCGAGAGCTCCGATGTGCAGGTCGCTCTCCGCGACGAACTTCGCGCTGACATCAATGGGGGGCTGGCGTCGATTCAGGTCTTTGCCGACCAGCCCCGCGATCGTACGGTCGTCCTGGTCACCTCGAGCGGAGCATGGTCGCTGATCGAGCCACTCTTCGGCCATATCGATCAGCTACCGAACGGCTGGTCGAGCCTGAGCGGTGACGTTCTGGCGGCCGGCGCTGAGGGCACGGTCACCGAGTTGGCGATCGGGCCGGAGGGCATCGCACCGACAACGGACCAGGATGGAGCCAACTCGCCGCCTATCTGGCTGGCCATCGGCGCAGGAGTCCTCGCCGCCGCCGTGCTCGGATTGGGTGCAGCGCTGTGGTGGCGACGACGCCGCGGTGGTGCTGACTAG
- the rplX gene encoding 50S ribosomal protein L24 — protein MKVHKGDTVLVISGKDKGAKGKVLVAYPDREKVLVEGVNRIKKHTAVSSNERGASSGGIVTQEAAIHVSNVMVVDSDGNPTRIGYRVDEESGKKVRVSKKNGKDI, from the coding sequence ATGAAGGTGCACAAGGGCGACACCGTTTTGGTCATCTCCGGTAAGGACAAGGGCGCCAAGGGCAAGGTCCTGGTCGCCTACCCCGACCGCGAGAAGGTCCTGGTCGAGGGTGTCAACCGGATCAAGAAGCACACCGCCGTCTCCAGCAATGAGCGTGGCGCGTCCTCGGGCGGCATCGTCACCCAGGAAGCCGCGATTCACGTGAGCAACGTGATGGTGGTCGACTCCGACGGCAACCCGACCCGGATCGGCTACCGCGTCGACGAGGAGAGCGGCAAGAAGGTCCGCGTGTCGAAGAAGAATGGCAAGGACATCTGA
- the rplN gene encoding 50S ribosomal protein L14 gives MIQQESRVKVADNTGAKEILCIRVLGGSARRYAGIGDVIVATVKDAIPGGNVKRGDVVKAVIVRTVKERRRADGSYIKFDENAAVIIKPDNDPRGTRIFGPVGRELREKKFMKIVSLAPEVL, from the coding sequence GTGATTCAGCAGGAATCGCGAGTGAAGGTCGCCGACAACACCGGTGCCAAGGAGATCTTGTGCATCCGGGTGCTCGGTGGCTCGGCGCGACGCTATGCCGGCATCGGTGATGTCATCGTGGCCACCGTCAAGGATGCGATCCCCGGCGGCAACGTGAAGCGTGGCGATGTCGTGAAGGCCGTCATCGTTCGCACCGTCAAGGAGCGCCGCCGCGCCGACGGCAGCTACATCAAGTTCGACGAGAACGCTGCCGTCATCATCAAGCCCGACAATGACCCCCGCGGCACCCGCATCTTTGGGCCGGTCGGTCGTGAGCTGCGCGAGAAGAAGTTCATGAAGATCGTTTCGCTGGCCCCGGAGGTGCTGTAA